The following DNA comes from Kluyveromyces lactis strain NRRL Y-1140 chromosome E complete sequence.
CCCTGGAGCCGACTCTATTCCATCGGCTGCCGATATATTAGCGAACATGGACCTGCAAAAGAAGTCAGCATCACCACCAGCTGGTTCGCTAACTAATGGCACTGATACTAAAGCCGTACCTGCTTGGAAGAAGGCAAGAGAAGAGAATGGATCGAAATCTGCAACTCCGACTTCCTCAATACCTGAATGGCAAAAGACCATGAACACTGGTAACAGTTACGAATCCAATTGAGGTGGCTCAAAATTTAATGTCTGATCACATTCAGGAGCAGCTGAGCACTATCGAGCTCAGCTTGATGACTCTCTATATGATTTTTGTATGAGTAccatatatgtatgtaaGGCCGATTAATTCCGGGTAATGATGTCTTTCTATTCATTTTCTATGGTTCTGcatgatttcaaaatcatcattcCAAGCAGAAATAAATCTTAAAATCCACAGGTACTACAATTCCTATTACTATTGAAACGAGAAATAATTTCCTTAGAGGGGCTGCGAAGCTAACTTAACACATATCACTGGATCTCAATGGAATCTGTGAGTCAATTGGTAAGTAATTGTGCCAGTAGAGGTATTCCTGCGCAACAATTTCTCAACTTTTATCATGAActtatcaatgaaaaatacGGTGCTAGCCTAAATGCCGGTAACGAAGAGCGTGAGTCGGAGTCCAGAAAGCAGGTGTTTGAGGATGTCTCTCGAGAACTTGTCCAAGCGTTTCATTCTAGTGAAGATGCTATACTTTTAGCGGAGTATATGGTACATTTATTATTCATAAATTATGATACATATTTGAGTTCGGCGCTCTTACCACAGGTTTACTCGATCCAATCGGAGACTCTTTTAATGCATTTCCATAGTCTTGCAGCATCTTTCATTGGAAAACTAGAAGACAAGttgatcaaagaacaaatgaGGCAAGATTTATCTACATTCATCTTATCATCATGTCTTCAGTGCGACATGAGTACTTTCAATAACCAGCTCTTTATCTCTATTGTCAAGTATTTGCAGGCACTCTTGACTTTGATAGATGATAGTATTGACATCGAAATGGACAAAGATAATTTAAAGCTAGCTGTAACTTCTTTGTTAACAAGGACTACTAAATTGAATAGAATCTTAGGGAAGCGTATTGGACGAGAATTTGAGACAAAATTAAACCTTTCACTGAGTGCAAAGCTCGCTATGGTGAATTCACCTCAAATATTCTCTCCTTCAAGTGGTGCTACCCGCTTTGCAGGAACTCCTGGCTCTACCAAGCCGATGGATCTCGCCCTTTCTGCTACATCTTCAACCTCCAATAAGATACAAGATTTGAAACTGATACGATTTTACAAAAACTTATGGCTCAACAATAAGATTCATCATTTCAACACTTCAGATTCTCAATTGCTCGAGAAATTCAGCTCAATAAATTCTCGGTTGTCGTCTTCCCTAGCGGAAGAGCACTTGATTCAAGAGCAAATCACTGATCTAATTGAAACCACATATACGTCATTCGCTCAGTTGGTTAATAATAAATTATATCATCAAACCAACACAAATTTCAaccttcttgaaagaaaatacGTTCATTTCATTACAAAAAGATTACCATTGATTATCAAAGACTTCTTACCACAAAATCCATCGGTAATTGTCAACTCACTACAAAACATCGATGAAAAGGTTAAAAAAGCTATTAAATCTTATTATTCGAATAAAAATGATTCCCCTGAGAGAAATGAGGACTTATTTGATGATTATTCCGGGaacaattttgatattagacatgatttcttgaaaaatctgaTAATGTTGAATCTAAGGCCGCCCAGTGTATTGAACGAGTTCTTGCGAGAAGATCAAATGGTGGATGTcaaaacattgaaaacgGATGACTCGTTGGTCATTGTGAACTCACAGGGCGTGCAAGAAAAAGTGAGCGACGTCCAAGAAGCTTTAAAGTCACTAATCGCAGATTTGGACATAGAAAACCAATACGTTGCAAATGGCAATAACTACCGTTTCTCTCCAGATAACGCACTCCTGAAGCTTCTTATGTCATTCGACACTATAGCACCCACCAAGCAGGTTGAAATCGCAAACGCCTTTCTTCAGATACTACAAAAGGCTACAGACACCTCGGACTTAAAAACACTAGGAAAAGTTCTTTGGATACTAACGTCAAATGTGGGACATTCTACCACTTCAATGCTCTGCTGCATCTCGCCAGGTCCATTTATCAATGCAGTAGTTAAGTTCCTAGAAAAGCAACAAAGGAATTCCACAGTATCGAGCTCTGATGAACCAGATTTTGATTCTCTTCATAGTTATGTCACATATGGGATGGCTCTatcatttgttgtttttctgAAGACTACATATGACTTTGATATTGAACcttttattcaaaatttcgAAGAATCATACACTTTGAAGTtcctttcttcaattgaagacATTTCGGATATCTTTGTGTTACAGAATGAATCGGCAGAAGGATCCAAAttatatcttcaaaactGGTTACGAGACCTTTTCATTAATGGATCAATCAGTGACTCTCAAATGAAGAACACCAATGTTAAAGATCTCATCAATCTTATTCCATTTATCTTTAAACAAAGCGTAATTGCTGTCCAGGCAGGTGTTGTGTCAAATATTCTGAATTTGACTAGCGgctttgaatatttcttaCAACCGTTCCTTATGCCAGGATTGATAAAAATTATGTTCTGGTTAGAGTACTATCTacattctttgaaaaataataatCCGCCTTCTCAGATATTGAGTTCCTGTTGGGAGCTTATCAACATATTGATATGTCCGCCTTCATTAGACGATGATGCAAAAGGTTTGCATTTCATGATCTTGAAACTTAATTGCGTCAGACTGCTCAACGTTTTGTACTTATTCAGGAATGATGAAAGTAACTCCAGTCAGTATGGTGTATACGCAGCACATGAGTCGATTGATCCTAAGTTGGAGGCAGTGATATCCAAGTTGGAATACATTGCCTCAATTTCTAACATTTATGACGTTGACACTAAATGCTATGAAACCACAAAAGAAGTATACTCGCATGGTACTCTGTTCTCCAATAAAATACCAGTTACTAATGAACACCCCATTGATATTATAATGACGAACCAACTTAATTCATTTTGGAATCTACACAGTAGTACGTACTATAACTATGATTATCTGCTGGAGTTGATAAAACTTATTACGCCGGAGAAGTTTTTAGTGGATTCGATAAGAACATTGACCTATAAGGTGGCAGCATATGGTATTCCTGGTGTTCAAGGGAAACTAAACACATCAGCTATTGAACAGGTAGCAAACTTCCTCGCTTACTTCATGATTTTGCATGATGTTCAAACGGAAGAACAAAGACTTGCCCTTCTTAATTACATAGAATCTGGTGTCATTGTCTCAAAGGAAACTGAAACTAAACAAGAACCAGAAACTAAGTTAGATGATGACTTTGACATGTTGTTCGGTGAACCGTTCAACAATACCTTGGATGAAACGTCCTTAGTGTTTTCGCAAAACGAGCAACCAAAGTCCTACAGCTCATCAGTCTTTCCTGTGTTGCATGACACTTTTGGTGTGGTAATAgcagaaatgaaaaagagaTATGATACTAGTAAAAACAATGGACTCCTCTCCGAAGCAGCGTATGAAAATGCAACGACATTTATAAGAAAATATGtagagaatttgaaaaattcggtTGTATAAGTATTAAAGTAACTGAAAATAGTATTATATAGTACAATTTTTCATGCAGATTCTGAGTGCTCTTTTTCAACCTCTAttattttctgtttgttttcttttgctttACCTTCCATCACAACTTGTTGAACGTGTTCCTTCTGTTTTGCTCTATCTCTCATCCGCTCCTCAATTGTGCCGCGAATTAGTAACCTGTACACAGTGACTTGTCTGGTTTGACCCAATCTATGAGCACGATCCATGGCTTGGGAGTCGATAGTTGGATTCCAGTCTGAATCATAAAAGATGACCGTGTCGGCAGCTGTAAGATTGATACCTAAACCACCAGCTCTTGTACTTAacaaaaagataaaaatgTCAGGTTTAGTTTGCCAATCGTGAACTAAATCACGTCGATCATCCAACTTCGAAGAACCATCCAATCTAATATGAGTATATTGTCTGTAAGTCAAATATTCTTCCATGAGATCCATCATTTTCGTCATCTGGAAGTAAATTAGCACACGatgatcttcttcctttaaCTTCACAAGCAATTCATCTagtttctttaatttcGCTGATTCTGTTATGAATCTATCCATCGATGGCATTTCGATATAGGATGTAAACGAATTGTTGAAAGCTTTTGGAGCCATTTCGGTCACAGGCAGTTCTTCTATTGGTATACCTTTTTCAACTATTAACTTATGCTGCACGGAAGATGGGATTGAGCTCAAAGCGGAAGATATACTAGGATTAAACATCTCGTACTGTTTCTTCTGCACGAAGTTGTTTGATGCAAGTACATCAATATTGATTGGTGGTGCAGATGCAGCGGGATGATAGGCCGGCGAaatagaattgaaatattcgTTTTCATAAACTGATGATGGTATCTCCAAAAGGTTCTTAAGAACGGAGCCTGAAGTCgagttcttcaaaagatgtAGATATTTTAATTTGTCATTAATCAACAGGTTTGAGGAGAATATCTTTTCTCCTTCGTCATaagcaattgaatattttgCCGTATTGAAATACCCATCATTTTGTAGATCAATCGCCCTATTGATAACATTTTGTTCTAAGAGAGTCGCAAACTTGTTCGGAGAAGTGTCAGTAAGTTTTGACAAGATGAAGcacaattgaaaagaatttgcTGGGTGGAATATGTTCATAGTATGATACAAAAGCTTTGCTCTGacatcaacatcattaTTATAGTTCGGAACAACGAGTTCGTCATATATTAGTCGTGGAAGGTTATAATTTATTAGATTCTTGGCCGAATAATTTACTTCAACAAAGTCACCCTCACGAGATAGTGATGCGCTTTCACCaaatgaaacaaaagagaatgGAGACATAACATCAGCTCTTTCGAATAAGTCAGGGTGGTTACAAACTTTTCTGAACTCCATGACAAGATTTACCAATTTCTGATCCGAAGTAACATCATCATTACCGGCAGCATTCTCGATGGCATCATATCCTCCAGATACTTGAGATTTCAAAACTTGATACAGCTTCGCTTGTCTAAAGGTTAAATCACATAGGacatcaatttcaatcttaTCACCAAGTTCGGATTGAacattcttcttgataCGTCTTAACATGAAAGGCTTCAAAACCATGTGCAAACGACGAAGCTGTTCTTGATTAAGCTCTGTATTAGATTCAGCATGTGATTCGATATCTTTTGAGAACCAATCGCTGAACTCATCATGAGAATCGAATAACGATGGCATAATGAAATGTAGTAGAGCCCATAATTCTTGCATGTTGTTCTGGATTGGAGTACCAGTCAATAACAAGCGATTACGACAGTGGAAACTCAAGAGAGTTTTCCATCGAGATGATTGCGATGATTTGATTGCCTGAGCTT
Coding sequences within:
- the NUT1 gene encoding Nut1p (similar to uniprot|P53114 Saccharomyces cerevisiae YGL151W NUT1 Component of the RNA polymerase II mediator complex which is required for transcriptional activation and also has a role in basal transcription), which gives rise to MESVSQLVSNCASRGIPAQQFLNFYHELINEKYGASLNAGNEERESESRKQVFEDVSRELVQAFHSSEDAILLAEYMVHLLFINYDTYLSSALLPQVYSIQSETLLMHFHSLAASFIGKLEDKLIKEQMRQDLSTFILSSCLQCDMSTFNNQLFISIVKYLQALLTLIDDSIDIEMDKDNLKLAVTSLLTRTTKLNRILGKRIGREFETKLNLSLSAKLAMVNSPQIFSPSSGATRFAGTPGSTKPMDLALSATSSTSNKIQDLKLIRFYKNLWLNNKIHHFNTSDSQLLEKFSSINSRLSSSLAEEHLIQEQITDLIETTYTSFAQLVNNKLYHQTNTNFNLLERKYVHFITKRLPLIIKDFLPQNPSVIVNSLQNIDEKVKKAIKSYYSNKNDSPERNEDLFDDYSGNNFDIRHDFLKNLIMLNLRPPSVLNEFLREDQMVDVKTLKTDDSLVIVNSQGVQEKVSDVQEALKSLIADLDIENQYVANGNNYRFSPDNALLKLLMSFDTIAPTKQVEIANAFLQILQKATDTSDLKTLGKVLWILTSNVGHSTTSMLCCISPGPFINAVVKFLEKQQRNSTVSSSDEPDFDSLHSYVTYGMALSFVVFLKTTYDFDIEPFIQNFEESYTLKFLSSIEDISDIFVLQNESAEGSKLYLQNWLRDLFINGSISDSQMKNTNVKDLINLIPFIFKQSVIAVQAGVVSNILNLTSGFEYFLQPFLMPGLIKIMFWLEYYLHSLKNNNPPSQILSSCWELINILICPPSLDDDAKGLHFMILKLNCVRLLNVLYLFRNDESNSSQYGVYAAHESIDPKLEAVISKLEYIASISNIYDVDTKCYETTKEVYSHGTLFSNKIPVTNEHPIDIIMTNQLNSFWNLHSSTYYNYDYLLELIKLITPEKFLVDSIRTLTYKVAAYGIPGVQGKLNTSAIEQVANFLAYFMILHDVQTEEQRLALLNYIESGVIVSKETETKQEPETKLDDDFDMLFGEPFNNTLDETSLVFSQNEQPKSYSSSVFPVLHDTFGVVIAEMKKRYDTSKNNGLLSEAAYENATTFIRKYVENLKNSVV